Proteins from one Rosa chinensis cultivar Old Blush chromosome 7, RchiOBHm-V2, whole genome shotgun sequence genomic window:
- the LOC112179379 gene encoding uncharacterized protein LOC112179379 — MFTEGLDRSALRWVREKKEVPFSATSNLGSRIDPVTHIRSGSGGRGFGLPPPAKFRSGHLPSNAVPVSRAIPGDEDESGSASDNDRTTDSEDGVYGGRYSLDSSPQDERIPSAASAHRYGKPANGQPHYSSDYMYSDVSSSMDTVVGRQKPVTERMARGNERYPVGQNGYAEDESSDSAASSEFSTSQAGGGSINSAVPRSRAYASEGYASSVQSKRNLGSTAEKGLHSRNLQGEKLSDDDDVPSAPPFCGEAQEIKQDNEKSPSRIPRTQHTTSSSDQFVRTTDTSEAAVSSCPARVPTFYASALGPWHGVIAYDACVRLCLHAWAMECMEAPMFLENECALLRDSFGLRQVLLQSEEELLAKRTSELASEKAAPKPKKIVGKMKVQVRKIKVGLEPPTGCSITALRPPVIKLDAIRSRFFSLQSTITSGWQALRNIRVAPRIPANGSFSRQSLAYVHAGTQYIKQVSGLLKTGVTTLRSSSSSYEVVQETYSCLLRLKSSAEEDVIKMQPGSGETHVFFPESLGDELIIEVLDSKAKHFGRVHAQVATIADDPADKQRWFSVYCEPEHELVGKIQLSVYYSTSSDETPKCGSVAETVAYDIVLEVAMKVQHFQQRSLLLHGPWKWLLTEFASYYGVSDVYTKLRYLSYVMDVATPTADCLNLVYDLLKPVLMKGHNKSMLSFQENRILGETKDQIERILGLAFENYKSLDESLLSGIMEVFRPATGRAAPALEPAVKLFTLLHDVLSPEVQTALCHYFQVAARKRSRRHLTETDEYTTNNSEGILMDPLTIATAYQKMKSLCLNIRNEIRTDIEIHNQHILPSFIDLPHLAASIYSTELCARLRAFLIACPPSGPSSPVAELVIATADFQRDLASWNISHIKAGVDAKELFHLYIMLWIQDKRQSLLEVCKLDKVKWSGVKTRHSTTPFVDEMYERLRGTLTDYEVIICRWPEYTLVLENAIADIEKAIVESLDKQYADVLAPLKENMGPKKFGLKYVQKLAKRSVCSYTVPDELGILLNSLKRMLDVLRPQIEVQFRSWASCMPDGGQSAPGERLSEVTVMLRAKFRNYLQAVVEKLAENTKLQSATKLKKILQDSKETVVESDVRSRMQPLKDQLTSTINHLHTGLETHVFIAVCRGYWDRMGQDVLSFLENRKENRSWYKGSRVAVSVLDDTFASQMQQLLGNALLEKDLEAPRCIMEVRSMLCKDAAHQKDNSYYF, encoded by the exons ATGTTCACTGAAGGACTGGATAGGAGCGCCCTTCGTTGGGTTAGAGAg AAGAAGGAAGTTCCATTCTCTGCAACTTCCAATTTGGGATCCAGAATTGATCCGGTTACACATATTCGGAGTGGTAGTGGAGGCAGAGGATTTGGGCTTCCCCCGCCGGCTAAATTTAGAAGTGGCCACTTGCCCTCCAATGCCGTACCCGTTTCTCGGGCAATTCCTGGTGATGAGGATGAAAGTGGGTCCGCTTCTGATAATGACAGAACCACTGATTCTGAAGACGGTGTGTATGGGGGTAGATACTCACTGGATTCATCACCGCAAGATGAGAGGATTCCAAGTGCCGCTAGTGCTCATAGGTATGGGAAACCGGCAAATGGGCAACCGCATTACAGCAGTGATTATATGTACTCGGATGTTAGTTCATCGATGGACACTGTTGTGGGGAGACAGAAGCCTGTGACGGAGAGGATGGCGAGGGGGAATGAGAGGTATCCGGTTGGGCAGAATGGTTATGCCGAGGATGAGTCATCTGATTCGGCTGCGAGCTCAGAGTTTTCTACTTCACAAGCAGGAGGAGGAAGTATCAACAGTGCGGTGCCACGTAGTAGAGCTTATGCTTCGGAAGGATATGCCTCGAGTGTGCAGTCAAAGAGGAACTTGGGAAGTACTGCTGAAAAG GGTTTGCATTCCAGAAATCTGCAGGGTGAAAAGTTATCTGACGACGATGATGTTCCCAGTGCACCACCATTTTGTGGTGAAGCTCAGGAAATTAAACAGGACAATGAGAAAAGTCCATCTAGAATACCTAGGACACAACATACAACCTCTTCGTCAGACCAATTTGTAAG AACTACTGATACTTCCGAAGCTGCTGTGTCCTCATGTCCAGCTCGCGTTCCCACATTTTATGCAAG TGCTCTTGGGCCATGGCACGGTGTCATCGCATATGATGCATGTGTGCGTCTTTGCCTTCATGCTTGGGCAATGGAGTGCATGGAAGCTCCCatgtttttggaaaatgaatGTGCTCTATTACGAGATTCATTTGG TTTACGGCAAGTGCTTTTACAATCAGAGGAAGAGCTGTTGGCGAAGCGCACTTCAGAGCTTGCCAGTGAGAAAGCTGCTCCAAAACCTAAGAAAATAGTTGGGAAGATGAAAGTGCAAG TGCGTAAAATTAAAGTGGGTCTGGAGCCCCCTACTGGATGTAGTATTACTGCGCTAAGGCCACCAGTTATCAAACTGGACGCCATTCGATCTCGCTTCTTCAGCTTACAGTCTACAATCACTTCTGGATGGCAAGCCCTTCGGAACATTCGTGTTGCACCTCGTATACCTGCAAATGGTTCTTTTTCACGTCAAAGTCTGGCATATGTGCATGCTGGTACTCAGTATATAAAACAGGTGTCTGGACTCTTGAAAACTGGAGTAACTACTCTGCGCAGCAGTTCGTCCTCATATGAAGTTGTGCAAG AAACATACTCTTGTCTGTTGAGACTGAAAAGTTCAGCTGAAGAAGATGTCATCAAAATGCAACCTGGATCTGGTGAAACTCACGTCTT CTTTCCAGAGAGTTTGGGAGATGAGCTAATAATTGAAGTCCTTGATTCAAAGGCAAAGCATTTTGGCCGAGTCCATGCTCAAGTGGCAACTATTGCTGATGATCCA GCTGACAAGCAGCGCTGGTTCTCTGTCTATTGCGAACCTGAACATGAGCTTGTAGGAAAGATACAGCTATCTGTATATTATTCAACAAGTTCAGATGAGACTCCCAAG TGTGGCTCGGTTGCGGAAACGGTGGCATATGACATCGTTTTAGAAGTTGCTATGAAGGTTCAGCATTTTCAACAAAGAAGTCTATTGTTGCATGGTCCATGGAAATGGCTTTTAACAGAGTTTGCATCATATTATGGCGTTTCTGATGTATACACCAAGCTAAG ATACCTATCTTATGTTATGGATGTAGCAACACCAACGGCTGATTGCCTGAATTTGGTGTATGATTTGCTAAAGCCGGTATTAATGAAAGGCCACAATAAAAGCATGTTGAGTTTCCAAGAG AACCGTATATTAGGAGAAACTAAGGACCAAATAGAACGAATTCTTGGGCTAGCATTTGAGAACTATAAGTCTTTGGATGAATCATTGCTTTCGGGTATTATGGAGGTTTTTCGACCGGCTACTGGGCGTGCTGCACCTGCTTTGGAGCCTGCTGTTAAACTTTTCACGCTTCTTCATGATGTCTTGTCTCCTGAGGTTCAGACTGCTTTATGCCACTATTTCCAG GTTGCTGCGAGAAAGAGATCCAGAAGGCATTTGACTGAGACTGATGAATATACTACAAACAACAGTGAAGGAATTTTGATGGATCCTTTGACTATTGCTACAGCTTACCAGAAAATGAAATCCCTGTGCCTTAATATTAGGAATGAAATCCGTACTGATATTGAGATCCATAATCAGCATATACTCCCCAG TTTCATAGACCTCCCACATCTGGCAGCATCCATATACAGCACAGAGCTATGTGCTAGATTGCGAGCTTTCCTCATTGCTTGCCCACCATCAGGCCCTTCATCTCCCGTAGCAGAACTTGTTATTGCCACAGCAGATTTTCAGAGGGACCTTGCCAGCTGGAACATCAG TCATATTAAAGCTGGAGTTGATGCAAAAGAATTGTTCCACCTATATATTATGTTGTGGATTCAAGATAAGCGCCAAAGTTTGCTCGAAGTATGCAAATTAGACAAG GTGAAATGGTCGGGAGTTAAGACACGACATTCGACAACTCCTTTTGTTGATGAAATGTATGAGCGTCTCAGAGGAACTTTGACTGACTATGAGGTCATCATTTGCCGATGGCCAGAATATACCCTTGTTTTGGAGAAT GCTATTGCTGATATTGAGAAGGCAATAGTAGAGTCCTTAGACAAGCAGTATGCAGATGTACTAGCTCCTTTGAAGGAAAATATGGGACCAAAGAAGTTTGGCCTTAAATATGTTCAGAAACTTGCCAAACGATCTGTGTGCTCATATACTGTTCCTGACGAG CTTGGAATTCTGTTAAATTCGTTGAAGAGAATGCTTGATGTCCTCCGGCCCCAAATAGAAGTCCAATTCAGATCATGGGCTTCCTGTATGCCGGATGGTGGACAGTCAGCTCCTGGAGAGCGTCTTAGTGAAGTTACTGTAATGCTGAGAGCGAAGTTCAGAAACTACCTGCAAGCAGTTGTGGAAAAGCTGGCAGAGAAT ACAAAGTTGCAGAGTGCTACAAAGCTGAAAAAGATTCTACAAGATTCAAAGGAAACTGTGGTAGAATCTGATGTAAGAAGTAGAATGCAGCCTTTGAAAGACCAGCTCACAAGTACAATAAACCACCTCCACACAGGCCTTGAGACTCATGTCTTCATTGCAGTCTGCCGAGGTTATTGGGATCGAATGGGACAA GATGTGCTAAGTTTCTTGGAAAACCGAAAGGAAAATAGATCTTGGTACAAGGGCTCACGAGTTGCTGTCTCT GTTTTAGATGACACATTTGCATCACAGATGCAGCAGTTGTTGGGTAATGCACTGCTGGAGAAGGACCTGGAGGCCCCGAGATGCATTATGGAAGTCAGATCGATGCTGTGTAAGGATGCAGCCCATCAGAAGGACAACAGCTATTACTTTTAG
- the LOC112178366 gene encoding glucose-6-phosphate isomerase 1, chloroplastic isoform X2, translating to MRVKNNPAALLALCWYWATDGLGSKDMVVLPYRDSLLLFSRYLQQLVMESIGKEFDLDGNQVNQRLTVYGNKGSTDQHAYIQQLRDGVHNFFVTFIEVLRDRPPGHDWELEPGVTCGDYLFGMLQGTRSALYSNDRESITVSVEEVTPRSVGALIALYERAVGIYASLVNINAYHQPAVKSLLSH from the exons ATGAGG GTTAAGAATAATCCTGCCGCCTTGCTTGCTTTATGCTGGTATTGGGCTACTGATGGATTGGGATCCAAG GATATGGTTGTTCTTCCTTACAGGGACAGCCTATTATTATTTAGTCGGTATTTGCAGCAGTTGGTCATGGAATCTATTGGGAAAGAATTTGACCTTGATGGTAATCAG GTGAATCAAAGACTTACAGTGTACGGAAACAAAGGGAGCACGGATCAGCATGC ATACATCCAACAACTGAGAGATGGCGTGCACAATTTCTTTGTGACATTCATTGAAGTACTACGAGATAGGCCTCCTGGTCATGATTGGGAGCTTGAACCAGGTGTCACATGTGGTGACTATCTATTTGGAATGCTACAG GGAACACGATCGGCTCTTTATTCTAATGACCGAGAGTCGATTACGGTTTCTGTGGAAGAAGTGACACCTAGATCTGTAGGTGCTCTTATAGCACTTTATGAGAGAGCGGTTGGGATTTATGCCTCACTTGTCAACATTAATGCTTACCATCAACCTG CTGTAAAGAGCCTGTTGAGCCATTGA